Proteins encoded in a region of the Pseudomonas syringae KCTC 12500 genome:
- the dnaB gene encoding replicative DNA helicase: MDISHMAPPHSVEAEQAVLGGLMLDNESWDLIADRIKADDFYRAEHRLIFQSIAGLAESNRPFDVVTVSDSIAAIDAAGGLAYLSELAKNTPSVANIKAYAETVSNRAHLRRIISHGYACTREASDPQANASEVQDVIEQQLFALGQGRQTSDFVDVNQMLMQVVDKIDLRFNAGESVVGLPTGLSDLDELTGGLQPADLIIIAARPSMGKTSLALNLVDAALQKDAQATVQVYSLEMPAEAIIYRLISILGHLNLEKLIRGQLEDEDWPKLAMAVQKINSYGDRLVIDDQADLTPSAIRARARRGARRFGKPVLILIDYLQMMKCPGKENRTNEISEISRSLKALAKEFDCPVVALSQLNRELERRPNKRPINADLRESGALEQDADLILFVYRDEVYNPDSEQKGIAELILSKHRNGALGTVRTAFIPQHTRFENLSAAAWQGARS; this comes from the coding sequence ATGGACATTTCTCATATGGCACCTCCCCACTCCGTGGAAGCCGAACAAGCTGTGCTTGGCGGACTGATGCTTGATAACGAGTCTTGGGACCTGATCGCAGACCGTATCAAAGCCGATGATTTCTACCGGGCCGAGCACCGTCTGATATTCCAGAGCATTGCTGGGCTGGCTGAATCGAACAGGCCATTTGACGTGGTCACGGTTTCCGACTCCATTGCAGCAATAGATGCTGCTGGGGGCTTGGCTTATCTCAGTGAGCTCGCCAAAAACACCCCTTCTGTGGCCAACATCAAGGCTTATGCAGAAACAGTGAGTAACCGAGCTCATCTACGCCGGATTATTTCACACGGCTATGCATGTACCCGGGAGGCTTCAGATCCTCAAGCGAATGCGTCTGAGGTTCAGGACGTCATCGAGCAGCAACTTTTTGCTTTGGGGCAAGGACGGCAGACTTCCGACTTTGTGGACGTCAACCAGATGCTTATGCAGGTGGTCGACAAGATCGATCTTCGCTTCAACGCTGGGGAGTCGGTCGTTGGATTGCCCACAGGGCTTTCCGATCTTGATGAATTGACGGGCGGACTACAACCAGCCGATCTGATCATCATTGCGGCCAGACCCTCCATGGGCAAAACCAGCCTGGCGCTCAACTTGGTAGACGCTGCGCTTCAAAAAGATGCTCAGGCCACTGTTCAGGTCTACAGCCTCGAGATGCCGGCAGAGGCGATCATTTACAGGCTCATCTCGATCCTGGGGCACCTGAACCTGGAGAAGTTGATACGCGGGCAGTTGGAGGATGAGGACTGGCCGAAGCTCGCGATGGCAGTGCAAAAGATCAACTCGTATGGCGATCGCCTTGTAATTGATGATCAAGCTGACCTCACTCCCTCGGCAATCCGTGCGCGGGCTCGCAGAGGCGCACGGCGTTTCGGAAAGCCAGTCCTGATATTGATCGATTATCTGCAAATGATGAAATGTCCAGGTAAAGAAAATCGGACAAATGAAATCAGTGAGATATCTCGGTCACTCAAGGCTTTGGCCAAAGAGTTCGACTGTCCTGTCGTGGCGCTCTCTCAGCTCAACAGAGAACTTGAGCGGCGTCCGAACAAGCGACCTATCAATGCAGACCTCCGTGAGTCGGGCGCGCTTGAGCAAGACGCTGACCTGATTCTGTTCGTGTATCGGGACGAAGTTTACAACCCCGACAGCGAGCAAAAAGGGATCGCCGAGCTCATTCTCAGCAAGCATCGAAACGGCGCGCTAGGCACCGTCCGAACGGCCTTCATCCCCCAACACACTCGTTTCGAAAACCTCTCGGCCGCCGCATGGCAAGGAGCTCGATCATGA